In Cryptomeria japonica unplaced genomic scaffold, Sugi_1.0 HiC_scaffold_1844, whole genome shotgun sequence, the genomic window ATTCGTTGTCACCAACACTGAGATAACTAAATACTGCCAGGCTAGCTTGTTCAATGAAATCGGCAAGACGACTCCTGTTGTGGCTCGTTTTTCCCATGTAACTGGCGAATCTGGTATTTCTGATACAGCTCGCGATGTTCGCGGGTTTGCGGTCAAGTTTCGAACGGAGCAGGGCAATTGGGACATTGTTGGAAACAATCTACCTGTATTCTTCATCAGGGATCCAATCAATTTTCCCTCATTCATTCATTCGCAAAAGAGAAATCCGCAAACTCATCTGCGCGACCCAAACGCATTCTGGGACTTTGTATCACTTTTACCAGAAACTTTGCACACTATTTTGATGTTGTTTAGTGATCGCGGCACTCCTGATGGATTCAGGCATATGCACGGCTTCGGCGTCAATACCTTCAAGCTTGTGGGCGCCAACCCGCAAAGGGCAAGTTATGCGAAATTTCATTGGATTTGTGATCAAGGAATCAGAAATTTAGATGCCATGACAGCTGTCAATTTGGCCGGCGAGGATCCCGATTATTCATTGCGCGACTTGTTTGTCAACATTGAGCGAGGCAATTTTCCTAGTTGGACTCTAAAATTTCAAGTTATTAGCTTAGATGATGCATCCAAAGTGGATTTCAACATTTTTGATGATACCAAAACTTGGCCGCATGCCAAATTTCCGCTCATCGAAATTGGCAAAATGACTCTAAACAAGAACGTAGATAATTATTTTGCCCAGGTGGAACAGTTGGCCTTCTCTCCGGCAAACATGGTGCTCGGCATACAGCCATCGCCCGATAAAATGCTAACGGGCCGCATCTTTGCTTACACAGACGCGCAGCGCTACAGGCTGGGCGCCAACTTTTACGATCTGCCCTGCAATAAACCGCTCTGTCCCGTTATGGCGCCCACCTATTGCGACGGAGTGACCTTTATGAGCAACTTGCCCGGCTCGCTGCCAAATTATGTGCCCAGCATCAAGTACAATAATCTCAGCTTGCGCAACGAGCTCTATTTGGAGCATCCGCAACACTTTTCCGGCCAAGTTGGACGCTACGATCTGAGCAAGGACGACAACTACTCGCAACCGAGAATTCTCGTAACAAAGGTTCTAAACAAAGAAAAACGAGCTATATTGGTCTCAAACATAGCTGATCACTTAAAGTTGGTGACCATGAGAGAAATAACAGGAAAAGTATTGATGCACTTCAGAGAGATAGATGCCGAATTTGCATCTGCAATTGAATCAGCAATGAAGGCGACACCGGTTCAGTGATGGTTGTAGATGGTTGTTGAAAAGTGTTTTTATACTTAAATAACTCACAGCTCACTTTTGTAATTTTGTGCTCTCGACGCAGGTGAGATCCTGTGCACGCCTATGCTTATCATCTGCACGTCTGAcaaacaatcatcatcatcataagatGGCTGCCGATGATGCTGGCAATCTCTTAGCCAGCATCTTTTGTTCAAGCATCCAAATCCAGATTGAGCCAAGGAAAGCGGGCGACATGTACTTGGGATGCAGATCAGGAAAGAACTCCTCGTAACCAGTGGAAGCTTCCGTGCCGAACACGTCCAAAACAGACCTGTTCACCATATGCAACCTGTGCTGGCTCATCCGATCGAGAAAGCTCATGTAGCTCTTCTTCATGTAACGCGGATCTAGAACGGCCGAATAAAAGAGTTGATTTGTGGCTATGCCATATAGTATCACTATAAATAAGTTCTTGTTTTTGATCAACTTCATCCTGACAGCCTCGTGAAACAGAGCCTCCAAGCATTTCCAAAGCACATAGAGAGCAATCGTTGGCGAAGGATAAATCAAAAGGGCTGGGCCGGCTACGAGACCAGCCATGAAACAATTGCTTGCCGTTGAGCTGTCCAGCGACCATCTTAAAGCGCAATTGGTAGCCTTGTAGAGAGCGCTGAAAGTAGATAGAAACAATCCAAAACGAACCAATGATTTATCGCCAATGGTGCTTCGTAACAATAATTCAGGTTGATTTAACAGTCGGGGCGCCCTTGTGAGCAATCGAAAGCTCAATTGGGCGCCATAGCCAATGAGAAAAGCTTTTGAGCTTGCAGATAGCAGGTAAAACAAACAGGAGCAGTTTTTGTGCGGACAAAGCCTATGTCGGCTGGCGACTAACTTTTGGACCCCAAATTAGTGCACGACTTATTTTACCTAGCTGCTGCACCTTGTTAGAATGGGCAACTATTTGGCCACTATTTGGTTGTGCTCTGATATCTCCAATAGATTCTTTCGATACCTCTTTGTTAGTGCTTGTTGCTACTTGTTGACTAGAGTCTAGAGCTGGCTCTGCAGCCGCCGCTACTAACGAGCCCTGACGCAACCTTCTTGGCCTCAAACTCGCCTCTTCAGAGCCCACAATAAGCTTGATGGCCGCACTCAGTGGATCGTCTTCAAAGCCGTGTTTTTTGGCCAACATCATTATGGTGGCCATGGCAAAGGTAAAAATGTACACCTGGCCATTGTTGACCGGTCGAATGTAACCGCGCGCTACGTGGATCCTAAATAGGGCCTCTGAAGCCACATTGGCCACGTAAAAGGCCAACGATGAGCGCCGGCCCGGCTTCTCAATGAGGACGGCCATGGAACTTGCCAGGAAGCCTGGAAGGAAGGCCACTGCATAGTAGTAGAATTTGCCGGTTAGGTACCTACCATTACGTGCAGGAAAAGGTTGATCGATCGTTAATAACTCAAATAATTTATTTGGTTTGGGACCAACAACACTTCTGCGCAACAACACTTACTGTGATGAACAAAAGAAGAACAGGACAAAGAAAGCGTTTGCCGATATGAATATGGTTGATCTGAAAATTGATTGCGATGTGTTCTTGAAGCTTGAATAGTCGAACCTACGTTGCATAAATTGTGAAAACTATTTCAGATCACATGATTGAGGTCGTGTTAATAGGTGAGGAGATTCTTTCTCTTAAGTGACCAGTCAACCATATTGCTTGTTAGTTTACTTACCAGGTAGAGTGGCGTGTAGAGCTTGATGGCTTCGCCAAAGACAGTTAGACCAATGTCGAGAGCGCAATCAGAGCAATGCGGCGTCCAGGGGATGAACAGCCTCGTAGCAATTGTACTTGAACGACCAGGTCTCCAGTGCGCTGAACAGTCTACTAAATGCGTTCGCCATAATGTACGACAGGTATCATGCGAACAACAGGTTATCTTGGAGCTCTGTTGTTGCTAAAAGTGTCTCAGTTTGCGCAACACGCACCACTGTCACTGtgaaattctgattttctgatcctCTCACATGACATTCATTTAATTTAGTATAATAACTCGTATTGATTGTTCATATATGTCGTAAAGATCACACTAGTTGTTCTTAACTCTCTTTGAGGCGATTTATTGTTGAGTCAGCTCGGTTTAACTCAACAATGCGTTCTAGCAATGCAAACAGGCTGAAGTCTAACGCCACGCTTCAGGTAACTAAACTTTTCATGTTTCATTGGCCACAAACGTACAACgaccacaagaaaacaaaacatgGGTGTTAGTTTTTTGATGCAAACTGAATCGAGTTCGATTTTTATTGGGATAAGTTTCCCAATGTCTTTCTCTCTATTTAGCCATCAACCAAGCAAGATAACTCTCATCGGGATTTGGACTGGACTCtgctttgttgttgttgttgctgttgcTGCTGTGGCTGCTGATTCAATGGTATTCACTTGTGCAGGTTCAAATAAAAGCCCGACTCTTGTTGTTAGGATAAGCTGTGATGTAGATACGGAATTCTTTCTCTCTCTGAGATTGAATCTCTTTAGCTAAGCGAAGCTGAATAAAGAGAGTCTCAGCAAATTTAGCTCTTTGGGACTGAGCCGGCTGGTCTACCTTCAACTTTACCTCCGCCTAAGCCACTCGAACGACAGCCACTCCGATGAGCCTCCGGTAGCACACTGC contains:
- the LOC131873495 gene encoding uncharacterized protein LOC131873495, which gives rise to MDPQAPSDPSQVKITTLKSGAPNGDKLNSLLLGPKGLNLLADVAYLEENAHFNRERIPERVVHAKGAAALGKFVVTNTEITKYCQASLFNEIGKTTPVVARFSHVTGESGISDTARDVRGFAVKFRTEQGNWDIVGNNLPVFFIRDPINFPSFIHSQKRNPQTHLRDPNAFWDFVSLLPETLHTILMLFSDRGTPDGFRHMHGFGVNTFKLVGANPQRASYAKFHWICDQGIRNLDAMTAVNLAGEDPDYSLRDLFVNIERGNFPSWTLKFQVISLDDASKVDFNIFDDTKTWPHAKFPLIEIGKMTLNKNVDNYFAQVEQLAFSPANMVLGIQPSPDKMLTGRIFAYTDAQRYRLGANFYDLPCNKPLCPVMAPTYCDGVTFMSNLPGSLPNYVPSIKYNNLSLRNELYLEHPQHFSGQVGRYDLSKDDNYSQPRILVTKVLNKEKRAILVSNIADHLKLVTMREITGKVLMHFREIDAEFASAIESAMKATPVQ